Proteins encoded within one genomic window of Bdellovibrionota bacterium:
- the hutH gene encoding histidine ammonia-lyase yields VRPEVVDLMVEMLNRDIVPVVPCQGSVGASGDLAPLAHMALAMIGEGTVEWNGERVPSKKAFADASLKPLTPAAKEGLALLNGTQMMTAMGGLALLRGENALRHVDVAAAMTLEAVLGTPKAYDERVHKLRPHPGQTDAAYNLRLLTAGSEISTSHRDCDRVQDAYSVRCAPQVHGAGRDALTYVRSVLEREMNSVTDNPILFPGEKDPIASAGNFHGQPVAVALDTMALALTGVASISERRIFRLLDPKLSELPAGLTSDAGLKSGLMMAQVTAASLVSECKTLSHPASVDSIPTWADQEDHVSMGAFAARKAEQIVDAFEKVIAIELICAAQGLEYRKPLRPSKGVEAAVKALRTVVPSVTEDRQLTPDFEVAVGLIRSRTLLEAVQDVVGELK; encoded by the coding sequence CGTTCGTCCGGAGGTGGTGGACCTGATGGTGGAGATGCTCAATCGCGACATCGTGCCGGTTGTCCCTTGCCAAGGTTCGGTGGGGGCCAGCGGGGACCTCGCTCCACTAGCCCATATGGCTCTTGCGATGATCGGCGAAGGAACCGTGGAATGGAACGGGGAGCGTGTTCCCTCCAAAAAAGCATTCGCGGACGCCTCACTCAAGCCCTTAACCCCTGCGGCAAAGGAGGGTCTGGCCCTCTTGAACGGCACGCAGATGATGACGGCGATGGGGGGGCTGGCGCTCCTGCGCGGAGAAAACGCTCTCCGTCATGTGGACGTTGCCGCCGCGATGACGTTGGAGGCGGTTCTCGGCACGCCGAAAGCCTATGACGAACGGGTGCACAAGCTTCGTCCACACCCGGGCCAGACCGATGCTGCCTATAACCTCCGGCTCTTGACGGCCGGCAGCGAAATTTCAACGTCGCACCGCGATTGCGATCGCGTACAGGATGCCTACTCGGTTCGGTGCGCTCCTCAGGTCCACGGCGCCGGTCGGGATGCGCTGACGTATGTCCGCTCTGTTTTAGAGCGAGAAATGAACAGCGTGACCGACAACCCGATTTTGTTCCCCGGCGAAAAAGATCCGATCGCCTCGGCGGGGAATTTTCACGGTCAACCCGTCGCCGTGGCTCTCGACACGATGGCGCTCGCATTGACCGGCGTGGCATCGATCAGCGAGCGACGGATATTCCGTCTCCTAGATCCGAAGCTCTCCGAACTTCCGGCCGGGCTGACGTCGGACGCCGGATTGAAGTCGGGATTGATGATGGCGCAGGTGACGGCCGCTTCACTGGTGAGCGAGTGCAAGACGCTCTCTCATCCGGCAAGTGTTGATTCGATTCCGACCTGGGCCGATCAAGAAGATCACGTCAGCATGGGAGCGTTCGCCGCCCGAAAGGCGGAGCAGATTGTGGACGCGTTCGAAAAGGTCATTGCGATCGAATTGATATGCGCCGCCCAGGGACTCGAATACCGAAAACCTCTCCGTCCTTCGAAAGGCGTCGAGGCGGCCGTTAAAGCGCTTCGTACCGTCGTGCCTTCGGTGACCGAAGATCGGCAATTGACGCCCGATTTCGAAGTGGCCGTGGGCCTGATTCGAAGTCGAACTCTTCTGGAGGCAGTTCAAGACGTCGTCGGAGAGCTCAAATGA
- the hutU gene encoding urocanate hydratase, translated as MSGARTIRAPRGLSITCKGWGQEAAMRMLMNNLDPDVAEKPDELIIYGGTGKAARSWEDFDRIVATLKRLKNDETMLVQSGRAVGVVQTHEEAPRVLISNAMLVPAWATWENFWELERKGLTMFGQMTAGSWIYIGTQGILQGTYETFGEAARKHFNSSLKGRWVLSGGLGGMGGAQPLAVTMNDGVFLGVEVDPARIERRLKTRYLDEKAENLDDALRRVQRAVQEKRALSVAVVANAADVFGELVRRKIVPDLATDQTSAHDPLNGYVPQNLTLAEAADLRRKNPEDYVRRSQASMAVQVRAMLSMQKSGAAVFDYGNNIRGQAKIAGVENAFDFPGFVPAYIRPLFCEGKGPFRWAALSGDPKDLARTDRAILELFPKNEGLHRWIRLASERVAFQGLPARICWLGYGERAKAGLRFNELVANGEISAPIVIGRDHLDCGSVASPNRETEGMKDGSDAIADWPILNAMANVASGASWVSVHHGGGVGIGYSIHAGMVAVADGTPMAARRLQRVLTTDPATGVIRHADAGYEKAIAVAKERGVDLAR; from the coding sequence ATGAGCGGCGCTAGAACGATCCGCGCTCCTCGAGGACTCTCGATCACCTGCAAGGGTTGGGGACAAGAAGCTGCCATGCGGATGCTCATGAACAACCTCGATCCCGACGTGGCCGAGAAGCCGGACGAACTCATCATTTACGGCGGGACAGGAAAGGCGGCGAGAAGCTGGGAGGATTTCGACCGGATTGTGGCGACGCTCAAACGGCTGAAGAACGATGAAACGATGTTGGTTCAGTCGGGCCGAGCCGTGGGTGTCGTGCAAACGCACGAGGAGGCGCCGCGCGTTTTAATTTCGAACGCCATGTTGGTTCCGGCGTGGGCGACCTGGGAAAACTTTTGGGAGCTGGAACGCAAGGGACTCACGATGTTCGGCCAGATGACGGCCGGAAGCTGGATTTATATTGGGACGCAGGGAATTTTGCAGGGGACGTACGAAACGTTCGGCGAGGCGGCGCGAAAACATTTCAATTCGTCGTTGAAAGGGAGGTGGGTGCTCTCCGGCGGACTCGGCGGGATGGGAGGCGCGCAGCCGCTAGCGGTTACCATGAATGACGGAGTTTTTCTCGGTGTCGAAGTTGATCCCGCTCGTATCGAGCGGCGGCTCAAGACACGCTATCTCGACGAAAAAGCCGAGAATCTGGACGACGCACTCCGTCGGGTTCAACGGGCCGTTCAAGAAAAGAGAGCACTTTCCGTGGCCGTCGTGGCGAACGCCGCGGACGTATTCGGCGAACTCGTCCGGAGAAAAATCGTGCCGGACTTGGCGACCGATCAGACTTCGGCGCACGATCCGCTCAACGGATATGTTCCCCAGAACCTAACGCTCGCGGAAGCTGCGGATTTACGGCGGAAAAACCCGGAAGATTATGTCCGGCGAAGCCAGGCTTCCATGGCCGTCCAGGTTCGGGCGATGCTTTCGATGCAGAAGTCGGGCGCTGCCGTGTTTGATTACGGCAACAACATTCGCGGTCAGGCGAAGATTGCCGGTGTCGAAAATGCATTCGATTTTCCCGGTTTCGTCCCCGCGTATATCCGGCCGCTCTTTTGCGAAGGAAAGGGGCCGTTTCGGTGGGCGGCGCTCTCCGGCGACCCGAAGGACTTGGCGCGCACCGACCGGGCGATCCTCGAACTCTTTCCGAAGAACGAGGGTTTGCATCGCTGGATTCGCTTGGCGAGTGAGCGGGTCGCGTTTCAGGGTCTTCCGGCGCGAATTTGCTGGCTCGGTTACGGCGAACGGGCGAAAGCGGGACTTCGGTTCAACGAGCTGGTGGCCAACGGAGAAATTTCGGCGCCGATCGTCATCGGCCGCGATCATCTCGACTGCGGCTCCGTAGCGTCTCCGAATCGGGAGACCGAAGGGATGAAAGACGGCAGCGACGCGATCGCCGACTGGCCGATCTTAAACGCCATGGCGAACGTGGCGAGCGGAGCCTCATGGGTGTCGGTTCATCATGGAGGGGGTGTGGGGATCGGCTATTCGATCCATGCGGGAATGGTGGCGGTGGCGGACGGGACACCGATGGCTGCGCGGCGTTTGCAGCGCGTCTTGACGACCGATCCTGCCACGGGCGTCATCCGACATGCCGACGCCGGATACGAAAAAGCCATTGCTGTTGCCAAAGAGCGAGGGGTAGATCTCGCTCGATGA
- the hutI gene encoding imidazolonepropionase, with translation MKSNPATTILVGNIGQCLTLDSAQNGNPLGLISNSAVAIAGEKILWVGPEKSLPKEYREARTIDAEGALVTPGLIDCHTHLLFGGSRADEFFARLQGETYESIAKKGGGIQKTVAATEKATDRELLDTARKRLDRFLSYGVTTVEVKSGYGLSTESELRILRLLRKLEHPANVIPTFLGAHIVPNAYSKKRGEYVRLVCEEMLPKVNEGKLSNICDVFCEEGAFTVDESRAILSAAKELGMKVKIHADQLSCTGAAELAAEMNALSADHLEHASDAGIRAMAKGGVVGVLLPGAVFSLGKRTYPPARKLLDAGVSVAISTDCNPGTSNTENLPLMMSLAAVELRMTLGEIWLAVTRNAARALGLSDRGSIRKGLRADFVIWDAVDAMEVPYRYGAARPRTTITGGNKCQAPADNCT, from the coding sequence ATGAAGTCCAATCCGGCGACAACGATCCTTGTCGGAAACATTGGCCAATGCCTGACGCTTGATTCGGCTCAAAACGGCAACCCGCTTGGATTGATTTCAAACTCCGCCGTCGCGATTGCAGGCGAGAAAATTCTTTGGGTGGGCCCGGAAAAGAGTTTGCCCAAGGAATATCGCGAGGCCCGGACGATCGACGCAGAAGGAGCGCTGGTCACGCCCGGATTGATCGACTGCCACACGCATCTTCTGTTCGGCGGTTCGCGGGCGGATGAATTCTTCGCCCGCCTCCAAGGCGAGACGTACGAGTCGATTGCGAAAAAGGGGGGCGGAATCCAGAAAACGGTGGCGGCCACCGAGAAGGCAACGGATCGAGAATTGTTGGATACCGCTCGAAAGCGGCTGGACCGTTTTCTTTCGTACGGCGTGACGACGGTGGAAGTCAAGAGCGGATACGGCCTTTCGACCGAGAGCGAATTGCGAATTCTGCGGTTGCTTCGAAAACTGGAACATCCGGCGAATGTCATTCCGACATTTCTAGGAGCGCATATCGTGCCCAACGCGTATTCGAAAAAACGGGGAGAGTACGTGCGCCTCGTATGCGAAGAGATGCTGCCCAAAGTGAACGAAGGGAAACTATCGAACATCTGCGATGTTTTTTGTGAAGAGGGCGCGTTCACGGTGGACGAGAGCCGGGCCATTTTATCGGCGGCGAAAGAATTGGGGATGAAAGTAAAAATCCATGCGGATCAATTGTCGTGCACGGGTGCGGCGGAACTCGCGGCGGAGATGAACGCGCTGTCGGCCGATCATTTGGAGCATGCGAGCGATGCAGGAATTCGTGCGATGGCAAAGGGCGGCGTGGTGGGCGTACTTCTTCCGGGAGCGGTATTCTCGCTCGGAAAGCGAACGTATCCGCCGGCGAGAAAACTGCTGGATGCCGGCGTTTCGGTTGCCATTTCGACCGACTGCAATCCGGGGACGTCGAACACGGAAAACCTTCCTTTGATGATGTCGCTCGCGGCGGTGGAACTGCGAATGACGCTCGGAGAGATTTGGTTGGCTGTGACCAGAAATGCTGCGCGAGCTCTGGGACTCTCAGACCGAGGATCAATTCGAAAAGGTCTTCGCGCCGATTTCGTGATCTGGGACGCGGTCGACGCGATGGAAGTGCCCTACCGTTACGGTGCCGCCCGTCCCCGGACGACCATTACCGGCGGCAATAAGTGTCAGGCGCCTGCTGACAATTGCACCTGA
- a CDS encoding type II toxin-antitoxin system PemK/MazF family toxin: MKRGEVWWAEVSKPAGRRPVVLLSRDEAYQVRDLVTVAPITTRIRDLPVEVPLGKSEGLPRPCVANLDTVTTIPKRSLSARVCLLPSTKMQGIDEALRFALGLE; the protein is encoded by the coding sequence ATGAAACGGGGGGAAGTATGGTGGGCGGAAGTCTCTAAACCAGCGGGGCGTAGGCCGGTCGTTCTTCTATCCCGGGACGAGGCATATCAAGTCAGAGATCTTGTAACCGTCGCTCCGATTACGACGCGGATTCGAGATCTGCCTGTCGAAGTCCCTTTAGGGAAAAGCGAAGGACTACCTCGACCGTGCGTCGCAAATCTCGACACGGTAACCACGATCCCGAAGAGGTCTCTTTCCGCCAGAGTTTGCCTGCTGCCGTCGACGAAAATGCAGGGCATCGACGAAGCGCTTCGTTTCGCCCTAGGGCTGGAATAG
- the rplM gene encoding 50S ribosomal protein L13 — MKTYSQKTAEVERNWRIVDAQDKVLGRLASQIAVTLRGKDKATFTPHIDGGDFVIVVNAEKVHLTGAKEDGKIYYQHTRFRGGLKSWPARRMREIHPEEMIRRAVWGMLPKGPLGREMIKKLKVYKGSAHPHVAQQPKPLAIAK, encoded by the coding sequence ATGAAAACCTATTCACAGAAAACAGCCGAAGTGGAACGGAATTGGCGCATCGTGGATGCGCAGGACAAGGTTCTGGGGCGCTTGGCCTCGCAGATCGCCGTGACGCTGCGGGGAAAAGACAAGGCGACGTTTACGCCGCACATCGACGGCGGGGACTTCGTGATCGTCGTCAACGCCGAGAAGGTTCATCTCACCGGCGCCAAAGAGGACGGAAAGATTTATTACCAGCACACTCGGTTTCGAGGCGGCCTCAAATCCTGGCCGGCGAGACGGATGCGTGAAATACACCCCGAAGAGATGATCCGCCGGGCGGTCTGGGGAATGCTCCCCAAAGGTCCGCTGGGAAGGGAAATGATTAAGAAACTCAAGGTCTACAAGGGGTCGGCCCACCCGCACGTAGCGCAGCAGCCTAAGCCGCTTGCGATCGCAAAATAA
- the rpsI gene encoding 30S ribosomal protein S9, with the protein MPKAFYKFASVGKRKTAVARVYMNPGKGNWEINERGLEDYFPTRSLQTTVNEAFETTGTAGQFDVKIRVVGGGVTGQADAVRHGIARALLRADVAHRPKLKTAGLLTRDSRKKERKKYGQPGARKRFQYSKR; encoded by the coding sequence ATGCCGAAAGCGTTTTACAAGTTTGCCAGTGTTGGAAAGAGAAAGACGGCGGTGGCCCGCGTTTACATGAATCCAGGAAAAGGAAACTGGGAAATCAATGAGCGCGGGCTCGAAGACTATTTTCCAACGAGGTCTTTGCAGACGACCGTAAATGAGGCGTTTGAAACGACCGGCACGGCGGGACAATTCGATGTCAAAATCCGCGTTGTGGGCGGGGGAGTCACAGGCCAGGCCGATGCAGTGAGGCACGGCATCGCTCGTGCGTTGCTTCGTGCCGATGTGGCGCACCGGCCGAAATTAAAAACGGCGGGTCTGTTGACACGAGATTCGAGAAAGAAGGAACGGAAGAAATATGGACAGCCGGGAGCGCGGAAGCGTTTCCAATACTCGAAGCGATAA